A section of the Lutra lutra chromosome 3, mLutLut1.2, whole genome shotgun sequence genome encodes:
- the DLX1 gene encoding homeobox protein DLX-1, producing the protein MTMTTMPESLNSPVSGKAVFMEFGPPNQQMSPSPMSHGHYSMHCLHSAGHSQPDGAYSSASSFSRPLGYPYVNSVSSHASSPYISSVQSYPGSASLAQSRLEDPGADSEKSTVVEGGEVRFNGKGKKIRKPRTIYSSLQLQALNRRFQQTQYLALPERAELAASLGLTQTQVKIWFQNKRSKFKKLMKQGGAALEGSALANGRALSAGSPPVPPGWNPNSSSGKGSGGSAGSYIPSYTSWYPSAHQEAMQQPQLM; encoded by the exons ATGACCATGACCACCATGCCAGAAAGTCTCAACAGCCCCGTGTCGGGCAAGGCGGTGTTTATGGAGTTTGGGCCACCCAACCAGCAAATGTCTCCTTCTCCCATGTCCCACGGGCACTACTCCATGCACTGTTTACACTCGGCGGGCCATTCGCAGCCCGACGGCGCCTACAGCTCGGCCTCGTCTTTCTCCCGACCGCTGGGCTACCCCTACGTCAACTCGGTCAGCAGCCACGCGTCCAGCCCCTACATCAGTTCGGTGCAGTCCTACCCGGGCAGCGCCAGCCTCGCCCAGAGCCGCCTGGAGGACCCAG GGGCTGACTCGGAGAAGAGCACGGTGGTGGAAGGCGGTGAAGTGCGCTTCAATGGCAAGGGGAAAAAGATCCGCAAACCCAGGACGATTTATTCCAGTTTGCAGTTGCAGGCTTTGAACCGGAGGTTCCAGCAAACTCAGTACCTAGCTCTGCCCGAGAGGGCGGAGCTCGCGGCCTCCTTGGGACTCACGCAGACGCAG GTCAAGATCTGGTTCCAGAACAAGCGTTCCAAGTTCAAGAAACTGATGAAGCAGGGCGGGGCGGCTCTGGAGGGTAGCGCGCTGGCCAACGGCCGGGCACTGTCTGCCGGCTCCCCGCCAGTGCCACCGGGCTGGAACCCCAACTCGTCATCTGGGAAGGGCTCGGGCGGCAGCGCGGGTTCCTACATACCCAGCTACACGTCATGGTACCCCTCGGCGCACCAAGAAGCTATGCAGCAACCCCAACTCATGTGA
- the DLX2 gene encoding homeobox protein DLX-2 — translation MTGVFDSLVADMHSTQITASSTYHQHQQPPSGGGAGPGGSNGSSLHKPQESPTLPVSTATDSSYYTNQQHPAGGGGSGGSPYAHMGSYQYHAGGLNNVPYSAKSGYDLGYTAAYTSYAPYGTSSSPANNEPEKEDLEPEIRIVNGKPKKVRKPRTIYSSFQLAALQRRFQKTQYLALPERAELAASLGLTQTQVKIWFQNRRSKFKKMWKSGEIPTEQHPGASTSPPCASPPVSAPASWDFSAPPRMGSGGGPGSGGSGAGSSGSSPSSAASAFLGNYPWYHQASGPASHLQAAAPLLHPTQTPQPHHHHHHHHHHHGGGGAPVSAGTIF, via the exons ATGACTGGAGTCTTTGACAGTCTGGTGGCTGATATGCACTCGACCCAGATCACGGCCTCCAGCACGTACCACCAGCACCAGCAGCCCCCAAGCGGCGGCGGCGCTGGCCCCGGCGGCAGCAACGGCAGCAGCCTCCACAAGCCCCAGGAGTCGCCCACACTGCCGGTATCCACAGCTACCGATAGCAGCTACTACACCAACCAGCAGCacccggcgggcggcggcggcagtgGGGGCTCGCCCTACGCGCACATGGGCTCCTACCAGTACCACGCCGGCGGCCTCAACAACGTCCCTTATTCCGCCAAGAGCGGCTACGACCTGGGCTACACCGCCGCCTACACCTCCTACGCACCCTACGGGACCAGTTCTTCCCCGGCCAACAATGAACCTG AGAAAGAGGACCTCGAGCCTGAAATTCGGATAGTGAATGGGAAGCCAAAGAAAGTCCGGAAACCCCGCACCATCTACTCCAGTTTCCAGCTGGCGGCTCTTCAGAGGCGTTTCCAAAAGACTCAGTACCTGGCACTCCCCGAGCGAGCGGAGCTGGCGGCGTCTCTGGGCCTCACCCAGACTCAG GTCAAAATCTGGTTCCAGAACCGCCGGTCCAAGTTCAAGAAGATGTGGAAAAGCGGGGAGATCCCTACGGAACAGCACCCTGGGGCCAGCACCTCGCCACCTTGTGCTTCGCCGCCCGTGTCGGCGCCGGCCTCCTGGGACTTCAGCGCGCCGCCCCGGATGGGGAGCGGTGGCGGCCccggcagcggcggcagcggcgcgGGCAGCTCGGGCTCCAGCCCGAGCAGCGCGGCCTCGGCCTTCCTGGGAAACTACCCGTGGTACCACCAGGCCTCGGGCCCTGCCTCACACCTGCAGGCCGCCGCGCCCCTGCTGCACCCAACGCAGACCCCGCAGCcgcaccatcaccaccaccaccaccatcaccaccacggCGGCGGGGGCGCCCCGGTGAGCGCGGGGACGATTTTCTAA